From one Triticum urartu cultivar G1812 chromosome 3, Tu2.1, whole genome shotgun sequence genomic stretch:
- the LOC125545379 gene encoding uncharacterized protein LOC125545379: MLSARSLRKASVPPSLLSDPSPGCLQPTRLAVHVNGDGGSCSAYFASGCRVYKLEISMEEEMLSRGKESLLIPISAQVISSSVVDRCPHRSEIQSVVLAEGEGDSCLILGTVDAYGHLIVSRLDTVAEDIDRASYSVPPRDSGVGEGSWAGLCFSPTHQSTVAVARELCKSIDIYDQDIHIRSLRTLWCPSSVRFAQGSESSSILTITEGPQLSIWDFRMHNNGGCVQRISGPTGGILYSVCTSPSGLIAVGGTDRAVTVYDPRRWSALSRWVGCSKYEITGLSFSSVDQSFIYVQGVDYEITCGRWRESKRAFSFRGDSNWLGFSKCANTDVVAGWCESGSIFVADVRQDLLSVIGV, translated from the exons ATGCTGTCGGCGCGGAGCCTGCGGAAGGCGTCCGTCCCGCCGTCCCTTCTCTCCGACCCCTCGCCCGGCTGCCTCCAGCCCACGCGCCTCGCCGTCCAC GTCAATGGCGACGGCGGATCCTGCTCCGCGTACTTCGCCTCCGGTTGCCGCGTCTACAAGCTCGAG atatccatggaagaagagaTGCTGTCCAGAGGAAAAGAGAGCCTGTTGATTCCTATCAGTGCGCAG GTCATAAGCTCGTCGGTTGTGGACCGCTGCCCGCATCGTTCGGAGATTCAGAGTGTAGTTCTGGCTGAAGGTGAAG GTGATAGCTGCTTGATTTTGGGAACTGTCGACGCTTACGGTCACCTCATTGTATCCCGTTTGGACACTGTGGCAGAGG ACATCGACAGGGCGTCCTATTCAGTACCACCTCGTGATAGTGGTGTCGGAGAAGGAAGTTGGGCTGGGTTGTGTTTTAGTCCAACACACCAATCCACG GTAGCTGTTGCCCGTGAATTGTGTAAGAGCATTGATATCTATGATCAAGATATTCATATTCGGAGTTTACGTAC GTTATGGTGCCCATCTTCAGTAAGGTTTGCTCAAGGGAGTGAAAGTAGTTCGATATTGACAATTACTGAAGGTCCTCAG CTGAGCATCTGGGACTTCAGAATGCATAACAACGGTGGATGTGTACAACGCATTTCTGGTCCTACTGGAGGCATATTATACTCAGTCTGTACCTCTCCTTCAGGACTGATTGCTGTCGGTGGAACTGATCGTGCTGTCACAGTCTATGATCCTCGCAG GTGGTCAGCCTTATCAAGATGGGTGGGCTGCTCCAAGTATGAG ATTACTGGTCTTTCGTTTTCGTCAGTGGACCAATCCTTCATATACGTCCAAGGTGTTGATTATGAG ATTACTTGTGGACGCTGGAGAGAAAGTAAGCGCGCATTCTCATTTCGAGGTGATTCGAACTGGCTGGGCTTTTCAAAG TGTGCGAATACAGATGTGGTTGCTGGGTGGTGTGAGTCTGGAAGTATCTTCGTTGCCGATGTTAGGCAAGATCTTCTCTCGGTAATTGGGGTTTAA
- the LOC125548862 gene encoding uncharacterized protein LOC125548862, which yields MSVGKKPSPSTSRHDAEEAVQEVERGDNSGGDVAVMQRTESSSRSGGKKAADQRRYSRCFSGLEISIGPGPLKDVDAGKLKGQIRKWARAVVGYARQLSFGSPRSSPRKSGDGATPKSAAVRSKSGLGGARGGPPSAELPP from the coding sequence ATGTCAGTAGGCAAGAAGCCGTCGCCGTCGACGTCGCGGCACGACGCGGAGGAGGCCGTCCAAGAAGTAGAGAGAGGAGACAACAGCGGCGGGGACGTCGCCGTGATGCAGCGGACCGAGAGCAGCAGCAGAAGCGGCGGGAAGAAGGCGGCCGATCAGCGGCGGTACAGCCGGTGCTTCTCGGGGCTGGAGATCAGCATCGGTCCGGGCCCGCTCAAGGACGTCGACGCCGGGAAGCTCAAAGGCCAGATCAGGAAGTGGGCCAGGGCCGTCGTGGGCTACGCGCGCCAGCTCAGCTTCGGCTCGCCGAGGTCCTCCCCTCGCAAGTCCGGGGACGGCGCCACGCCGAAGTCGGCGGCCGTCCGGTCCAAGTCTGGCCTCGGCGGTGCCAGGGGCGGCCCTCCCTCGGCCGAGCTGCCACCGTGA
- the LOC125545380 gene encoding bZIP transcription factor 12-like — translation MASSRVMASSSSSSSKPPSHTASDLARFAQAAGRPGGGGGSGMGSMNVEELLRGIYGDAPTPAPDRQASPVIPPVAAPRQQAAPRRTADEVWREITGGSGGEEEEAPATAGGAGEMTLEDFLAREEGAAVRGPGPSAAPEEQAAMPTMALLGGAEGARGGGRGRKRQLMDPMDRAAMQRQKRMIKNRESAARSRERKQAYIAELESLVTQLEEENAHLSKDQEETNQRRLKELKEKVTPVIIAKTPSQDLRRTNSMEW, via the exons ATGGCGTCGTCGAGGGTGatggcgtcgtcgtcgtcgtcgtcgtctaaGCCGCCGTCGCACACGGCGTCGGATCTCGCGCGCTTCGCGCAGGCCGCGGGGAGGCCCGGCGGCGGGGGCGGCAGCGGGATGGGGTCCATGAACGTGGAGGAGCTGCTCCGCGGCATCTACGGCGACGCCCCCACGCCGGCGCCCGACCGGCAGGCGTCGCCCGTTATCCCGCCCGTGGCGGCGCCGCGGCAGCAGGCGGCCCCGCGGCGGACGGCGGACGAGGTGTGGAGGGAGATCaccggcggcagcggcggggaggaggaggaggccccGGCCACGGCTGGCGGGGCCGGGGAGATGACGCTGGAGGACTTCCTGGCGAGGGAGGAGGGCGCCGCCGTCAGGGGCCCCGGCCCTTCCGCGGCGCCGGAGGAGCAGGCGGCGATGCCGACGATGGCGCTTCTCGGCGGGGCGGAGGGCGCGCGGGGCGGCGGGAGGGGGAGGAAGCGGCAGCTCATGGACCCCATGGACCGCGCCGCGATGCAGCGGCAGAAGCGGATGATCAAGAACCGCGAGTCCGCGGCGAGGTCGCGAGAGAGGAAGCAG GCCTACATAGCCGAGCTCGAGTCTTTGGTCACGCAGCTCGAAGAGGAGAACGCCCACCTGTCCAAAGATCAG GAGGAGACAAACCAGAGGCGGCTTAAAGAG CTCAAGGAAAAAGTGACTCCAGTCATCATTGCAAAAACGCCGTCGCAAGATCTTAGAAGAACAAACTCAATGGAGTGGTAG